The following proteins are co-located in the Maridesulfovibrio sp. genome:
- a CDS encoding tetratricopeptide repeat protein, whose translation MNDELSLLEQAKEYLKKEEFVKAYEVLSKCALKEAKIKAFFWLNGLFEQRKGIPDDPEGAFEYYSFAENFKHKYATYELGIKYLNGNGCQQNYVIAYKKIKTAAENNYIQAYYKLGSLYYEGLGTPKNYELAVKWFLQSLESGHIESVIPLFQLYRKNICTVADGVYLYKYLNIAAAVGVEEAASSRTELELKLTPEEIVEAQRVSLKEWDDEIFK comes from the coding sequence ATGAATGATGAACTCAGTCTTTTAGAACAGGCAAAAGAATATTTGAAAAAAGAAGAGTTTGTTAAAGCTTATGAAGTCCTTTCAAAGTGTGCTTTGAAGGAAGCTAAAATAAAAGCTTTTTTTTGGCTTAATGGCTTGTTTGAACAAAGAAAAGGGATTCCCGATGATCCAGAAGGAGCTTTTGAATATTATTCTTTTGCTGAAAATTTTAAGCATAAATATGCAACATATGAATTGGGTATAAAGTATCTTAATGGAAATGGGTGTCAGCAAAATTATGTAATTGCATATAAGAAAATTAAAACGGCCGCTGAGAATAATTATATTCAAGCTTATTATAAGCTTGGTAGTTTGTACTATGAAGGCCTTGGTACGCCAAAGAACTATGAACTTGCGGTAAAATGGTTCCTACAATCTCTCGAAAGTGGGCATATAGAGAGTGTCATACCTCTTTTTCAGCTTTATCGTAAAAATATATGTACGGTTGCTGATGGTGTTTATCTTTACAAGTACTTGAATATTGCTGCTGCCGTTGGTGTGGAGGAAGCAGCTTCTAGTCGAACCGAGCTCGAACTTAAATTGACTCCAGAAGAAAT